The genomic interval CTCGGGAACAGCGTGGAGAAGGCAAACGACGTCACTCTTCCGTTCGGTTTAATGACAAAATTAAGGCTGCTGGTCCATGTGCCTGTCGCTCAACGCGTGACTGTGGCTGCGAGCAGGTACTGTAACCCCTTCAAGAATCAGAAGTGGGCGCTACTCTGAAGAGTCAAACAATAACTGTCTTCTAGAATCTAGACATTGGGTCTTCAATCTTTGTTACTGCATAACCCCTAAATGTTTTGAAAAACTGGGTAccacttttcattttgaagtttGTATGTTACATTTTCATcctatattttgaaaaacttgcaAAAGTTATGATTTCCAGAAAATTGTACATATTAACATTTAACATAAATGGTTACATCATTCTGTTAAATGATTCTCATGGATCTAAATACCGTATCAACTTTATGCCCATCAAAATCCTGTAAAAACACCTGAATAACCTTTTCTTCAACAAGCAAACCtttaatatcacttatagagttCCTATTGCCATTTCTTGAACTATATTTCCAAAGCCTTTTTTGGTTACTTTATCAGGCACAGTCTGACACTGAGTTAAAATAAGCAAGACCTCAGGTTGGTGAAATAGGACCTCAAAACCTTCAGATAGAGGAGGTGAGACCAcctgagatgagagagagagagagagagagagagaccttggACACTTATGTAAGGCAGAAGAGTCCTCCTGAAAGTCAAGTAGAAGAAACAAGTCCTGTGACACTCAGGTATGGGAAGTAAGAGATCCTAACAGATAAAGTATCTAAGAGCCCTGAAACGGACGGAGAGGAGATGAATCCTCCTTACACTCAGGGAGCGGAGAGGGAGACCTCCCGCCATGCAGTAGCAGAGAGAAAAATCTCGTGACACTCCAATAGTTGATATCTTTGAGACCTGATTGCATTTATATAAGGGAAATAAAACCTCCCACTTGGCAGGAAGGGAAATAATGAATATCAAACTCAAGTAAGGAAGTTAAATCATCCTGCTCCTCACTGGCAGGATAAGGCCTTGTCACTCCCTAGTAAATAAAGATGACATGTTCTGGCTTTGTAATAGGAGAGACAAGACCTTCTGACCCGCAGGGAGAGTATATTTGGGGACAGTCATGTGGACAAAATAACTTCCTGACAATGAGCTGTGTGAGAGGATGTCTCTGGACATTGGAGAGGAAGTGAGATGCCCTGACAATTAGGTAGAATAGATGGAAATGCCTGATACCCGGGGACAACGAAGCCTCGTGACACTCAAATAAGGAAGATGAGACATGCTTGTACTAAAGTAAGGGAGAGGAGACCCCTCGGTCGCTTAGAGGGAAGAGGCAGGACCTCCAGATACAGAGCAGAAGAGATGAGGCCTGTCAGGTAGAGACGAGACCTCCCGACACTCAGGGCCCGTAAGACCTCCTTGCGCTCAAATGGGAGATAGAGATTTCATGACCCTCAGGTAGGGGAGATGAGACCTCCAGACACccaggaaggggaaagaaagactTCAGACAGTCAGGGGGTTGAGAGGAGAGGTTTGGACACTTATGTAGAGGAGAGGAGACCTTGTGGTGCTCAGGTAGAGAAGATGTAAGCTCACGACATTCCAGAAGGGAGACGCCGGCCTCCTCAAGCAGGGGCTGGGAGACTTCCCGGCAGTCAAGTGGGGTTGCGAGAACCCCTGACACTCCAGTGTGGCAGTTGAAGCCTCGGAGTACTCATATAGGTGAGATGCAACCTCTTGACACTCAGATAGAGGATGTGAGACCTTTCGGTTCTCAGGTAGAGAAGATGAGACAAAGTGACACTCAGGTGGTGGAGTTGAGGCCTTTGGCCCTGAGGTGGAAGAAAAGAGACATCCTCACAGTCAGGGAGAGGAGATGACAGCTCCCTGATACTCAGGTAAGATATATGCGACCTGCTGGATGTTCAGTTGAGGGGGATGTGACCTCCTGAAGGTTACATGAAATGAGAAAGTAGGACACTtagtcagagaagatgcttgggTAAAGGAATCGAGATCGTCTGACAATCTGAAAACTCTTCATACCTGGAAAGAGGACATGAGGTGTGCTGACACTCGGGTAGGAGAGGCGGGACCTTGTGACACTCATATAGGTGGGGTGCAACTCCTTGGCGTTCAGATAGGCCAGTTGAGACCTTATACTCAGGTACAGGAGCTAAGACTGCTCCTCCAGTAGGTAGAGATGCGACCTCCCCACACTCTTACAGGGGAGGTAAAACTTTTTAACATCCAGGTAGGTGAGGTGAGCATTCTCCTACTCTGGGAGGTGAGATGCTGTCTCCTGACATTCAGAAGAAACATTACTTCATGACATTCAGGTAACTGTGCTGAGAATTCCTGACACTCAGGTATAGGAGAGAACACCCTGCTGCACATGGCCCCAGGGAGGAGACCTGGAGACACTCAGGTAGAAGATACCGAGACCCTGTGGAGAGAAAGGTGGGCTTTGTAGTCTTAAGCTGGGTAAGTTCAAAATGGTCTTCAGAAAGTGTGCTGATAGCACACACTTGGAAGAGGGAAAGACAATTTCCCCCCGCAGTGTTAAGGGCCTGTCAACCTGTGGAGCCTCCCTCGAACCGCTGACATATTGCACCGTCTTGTCGCAGAGTGGCTCAGCTGCCCCTCAGTCTGTGAGTTGGAATGGGACTGTGGCTACAGCTTGCATGAGGGTCAGACCCCGAACCTGCACAAAGCTGGAACCTCAGATGGTGTGGGACCATGGAAGATAACGGGAACTGAAGATCCTGGCCttgggacagagggagggggctgcatGTGAACCCGCGtcgccctggggtggggggagcctgtGCCGGAAGTTGGGAAGTCACTTCAGCATGAACCGGTTGAGCTAAAGGGCTCCTCCTGCCTGGCCTGACTgctggagggtggggggtgggaggtcaCTCTGCTGATTGGTCAgaaggccatggagctttgtgaggtcACTGGGCTtccaggccaggctggggcagGAGTTTGGTAGAGATGTTGCCAACTGCCGTTCTGCTGGTCTTGGCAGTGTCTGTGGTCGCTAGAGATAACATCACGTGTGAGTAAGTGTCACAGacacctggggtggggagggtgtctTCTGAGTAACAGACCCCACCCAGACTCCCTGTGTCCAGGGCTCTGGAGGAAGCCAAGCTGGGGCCTCAGCAGTCCCTCGGGTCTCACAGCGCCTGTTACCCACATCCCCAACCCAGACCATCCCTGCTCCCAGCATCCTCAGCCCAGAGCCCCCCAGGGCCCCAGACGTCCATGGTTTCCTCCAGAGACTGACTCCTGGGGCCCTGCAGCACACAGGCCTGTGCTCCCTCCCCGCCCAGTGACTGACTTCACTGCCTCTTGAACGGGAGTCTTGATTCTCAGGAGCTCCTGTCCTCCCACAGACACTGGGACGCCCTCCGCTGAGGCTGACCCCAAAGGCCCCAGGGTGTCGTCAGGCGGTACCTCTGGGACCTCCACTCCACGTGTAGCATTCCCAAGCCCCCAAGGTACCCCGCAGTGCCAATGACTGCCAAACTCCCACCAGCGACACAGAGCCCTGACCTTCCCCCTCTGGACCGCTCCCGCCCCAGTGTGCCCCACTCCCCTGGGGGTCACTTTATCGACCTGCGGCTGCTCTCCTCCTACAACTGTGCAACCCAACCCTGCAGCCCCAGGACCCGCTGGCTCTTCCCGGAGTCTCCCACACAAGATGACCCCCCTCCGCTCCCACCTTCAGCCCCCCCCTCTGACTAGGGATCGCCCATACTTCTAGGGCCCTCACAGCCTGTCCTAGCTACCCGTGGCCCCCTCTGTCCCCACCTGGTGACCACACGCACAAGACCCGAGAAATGCCGCCCCTGGAGTATTTCCTGGAGCCCGTGGCTTCCTGTCCCATCACAGCCGCCACAGCGCCACTGCTCAGCCGTCCCCTTGGATCCCACACCCTCGAGCTGCCCCTGCTTTCCCAGGACCCCAGCTCTTCCCCGCTGTGACCAGCCCCACGCCGCTCTCCCCCCGTTGTGGAGGCACGAGGAAAGGCTGGCCTATTCCTGATTCGAACTGTGCCCGTGGTCTCTCCTCAGCGGCCCCTGCGGGTCACGGTTCAGGCAGAACCAGCAAGGGGGCACGCGCATCATCGGTGGGCAGGCCGCGGCGCTCGGGGCCTGGCCCTGGATGGTCAGCCTCCAGATCTTCACGTACCACAACAATCGGCGGTACCACGTGTGCGGGGGCACCTTGCTGAACTCCCACTGGCTGCTCACTGCTGCTCACTGCTTCCGGAACAAAAAGTATGTGCGGGAACATGCAGAGGGGGTCTTCAGAAAGGCTCTTCTCAGAACTGGGCGTTCTCCAAGGGTCTGTGTGCCGGGGAAACCTGAGGCTTTGGGCCCAGTGGTAACCAGACGGCGGGGGTGACCCGACCCACACCCGCTGGGGATGGGGTGCTCCAAGGGTCATGGTCACTAGCCAATCCACAGCGAGGGTGACCTGGCTTACCTCTGTGCCCACAGAAAAGTTACCGACTGGAGGCTGATTTTCGGAGCAAAGGAAGTTGTGTGGGGAAGCAATAAGCCAGTGAAGCCACCACTGCAGGAGAGATACGTTGAGAAAATCATCATTCACGAGAAATACTCCCCGGGTTCAGAGGCAAACGACATTGCTCTCATGAAGATCACCCCTCCTGTTCCCTGTGGGCACTTCATTGGACCAGGCTGCCTGCCCCAATTTCGGGCAGGCCCACCCAGAATTCCCCAGACATGCTGGGTGGCTGGCTGGGGATTCTTAAAAGACAATGGTGAGTAGAGGCAGGGAGAAATGCTGGTCACCCCCTCGGCGGTCCTTGAGGTGAAGGGAAAATACGTGGACGCCTGCCCTAGCCCCACCCAGGCCCCAGCGCGGTGCTGTGAGTGGGTCCTGCCGCTGTCCCCTTTCACAGCCAGAGAAacagagcagagttccctgtccAGGGCCCCTCACCGGCGGCTGGTGTGCCCCCCCGGGAGAGGCCGATGGCAGGCACAAGGAGAACCTTGGCGTCTTTAGCATGGGGTCGAGGCTGTGCCTGGAGCCCCGGGGTGAGTTCTGGAAGCGGGGGATGCGCCCTGACGCAGCACTTGGAGAAGGGCTTTAGACCGAGTTTCCCTCTCTATCTGTATATGGAAGGGCCAGGGCACGTGCTCTCCAAGCTCTGCGGCTCCCGAGCCCCGCCTTCTGCCCTAGTGCCGGCTCTGCTCCCCATCCTTCCCAGCTGTTACTGCGCGTGTCCCCTGGGGACCGGGAGAGGGGCTGGTGGCGGGTGTGGCTTTCTGCGGGTCAGCGACGGGCAGCAAGTTTCTGCTAGCGGGGCGAGACGGAGTAGGACAGGCCTCTGCTCGTGAGCCACCCTTTCAGCTTTCTGTTGGTGTGTGCGTGAGTCTTCACCCAGTCACATTAGGGATGTGATGATATGATTGAAATTAACTTAGCTTTCAATCTCTTTTGTTCATTGATAACGGAAAATCTGGGATTCCTAATTCAAGGCAGTTCAATCATTTGGGGTTTAAAgctcagtatttttttctttttttggtaacaaAAATCGGTAATTTTGGATTCTTCCCTTAACTCTTCTTCTCCTCTCTCAAAGTTTGATCTTAGTTTCTGATAAGATTGCCACCTATGCTGTCCCTCGGGGAAGGGCATCTCCTCCCAGTCACCTTTGCTTTCACTGGCCTTTGCTGACTCACaacctttcctccctggcctgggGTGTCAATCCCTGTCCGGCTGTTGGTGTCCGTGGTTCTGCCATGATCTCTAGAGCAAGTACACACTTTCTTCTTGTCTCATCCCCTGGCCTGCCCTGCTCTGCCCACCCGTCCGACCTTGTCCTTAGCTTTTGGGGGTTCTTGCGGTCCCTGGGAGGCTGATCTCAGAGTTTCCATCCAatgaccaccccccccccgccccgccaacCCCACCTCTGCTGTCCTTTTGCTTAGGAGAACTGTGGGCTCCCACCTATACCCTGGACGTCACGAAAGACCTATTTTGTTCTAGAATCACCTTAAATTTAATGAGATttctatcctcttttttttttgcaaacacaTCCCCCACCTTTAAGGCCAAGTCTTAGAGAAACCCCCAGCCTCCTGTGATATTCCTTCcgacctttctttttcttgacctaCCTCTTCCTTGAACTCAGATGCTTTGGGGCTGGAGGAGCACTTTTGGGAATCGGCCTCTTTTTCCATTGAATGTTTAGCTCCTGCAGGCTTTTTTGGCATTTGATGTTTAAAGCCAAGGTGCTGGGACTGAGAAAACTCTTCTGTGTTTCAGGACACCTGGCTCTTAACAATGAATCTCATGGCTTTCAAGACTGTGGGCTCTGCCATAGATTTAAAAGGTCACCTTAATGGCCAACAAGCCAGGCTTGCCATTGTTATTTCCGTGTTACCCCTACCCGAAGGGCAGTGCATGTACAAAACCCTCATTGCTGCTTGGATGGGAAGGAAAGGTGGGGGCTAAGGAGACTGGAAGCATAACCAAAGCCACGCAAACATGCATTCAGCAGCCATCTACTGAATGCTTGCTGTGCCTGCCCCACCCACAGCGCTCCATGGGGCGCCTGCCTTCCCTCTCGGCCTTCAGAGCCATGCTCAGGGTCTGCCCCTCCGACAGGTCTGATCTGGCAACTCCGCATCTGTACTGCACACGACGTTCAAGCCCACTGGGCTGTGGCTGGGCTATGGGTGCTGCTGTGGCAGGGCCAGTGGAACCCTCCTGTCTGTGGGACCACGTGATGCAGAGCGGACCGTCGCATCGGCTCTTGGGCTCCAAGCCAGATGCAATGGATCTGGCTGCTCCAGCCCCAGCACAGGCTGGGCCTTTCTTAACCCCTGGTTATGGCCGAGCATCTGAGGCAATAAAGGAAGCTCTGATGTGGCCTCAGGGGTCATTTCAACCCCCCGTGCCCCTGACAGGTCTGCCTGTGTGTGGAGGCCCTGCCATAGCTCTGCTATCTCCACATCTCAAAACAGATACGAGGCACATGGGGAGGGACTCATCAGACCAAGTCCAGCAGGTCCTGTCCACACCCGGGTGGAGGGTAAGAAGCAGGGGGGTGACCTGTAGCCAGAACGAAAGGCGTGGCCTGGACTTGAGTCTAGAGAGGAAGACCTGGGTGTGGATCCAAGCCGCACCAGGCCCCTGCTGTGACCTTGGCAAGGGGTGCTCCAATCTCCTGGTTGGAGAAAAGGGGAATAACCGTCCCTAACTCGTGAGGTGGCTGTGAGGAGTGAATGGGACGAAGCCTGTGTGATGCATAGTGAGTGCTCAGCGCACCCTCAGTGTAATTGTTAACGTCCCCTCTGTGACCATCATCTACCGTTAATGTACGCGACTCTCCAGCTGTATCCGTCCAGCCTCCATCTGCCGTCTGCCCACCGTccacctcctttctctcctcctctctcctccacctccgTCTCCTGCCTCTCCTCTGCTCTTCCAGCTGTGTGTTTTCTTCCCTTCAGGAGTGGGTACGGAGAGGCCGGGGGCATTGACTTGCATGGATCTTAGGTTCAAATAGAGCATTTCAGGACGACGGGGTTTtagtggagggaggaaggcagggcttTCCCAGAACACGTCTTCTGTGATCACTGACCACTGAGTCACCTGGCTGTAGCCCCCAGGACATCACCTATACTGCAGGAGGCACGTGTGGACATCATCGACCTCGACTTATGTAACTCGACCATGTGGTACAATGGGCGCATTCGTTCAACCAATGTGTGCGCAGGGTATCCTGAAGGCAAGATTGACACCTGCCAGGTAACTTCCCTTTGGGTGCCCAGGCCCTTGCGGACACCTCTTTTTTGGATCCCCGAGCAAATTTCCCGGGTCCCGTCTTCCAGCATCTGCAGTCACAATGAGCTTGGGAGGTGACACCCACCAACTGCCCCTACAAAGAATCAATCACCATTTGTAGAACTTTATCCCACCCTAACGCAGAGATCATATCATCCAAACACTGCTCCAAAGAGAATGCTTACCTCTCTTCACCAGAATGCAAAACAGTCAAATCCACTTGTACACACATGCTGACGTACGCACGTAAAGCCACGTGCACAGGCACATGCGTTTGCTCATCTTGCCTCCTCACCGTGAGGAAACCCATGACAATCCACACCCTTCTCACATCCCCGAGCAGCTGTTGGTGCACCTCAACTTTACCACAGCTGCCTGTGTTTACGGCAGCAGGGAACCATACGACTGCAAAAATGCCTCCCAGAGTCTATGACCCTTCTGGGCAGGGAAAGTGGCTCCGGCAGAGAGTGACTTCTGTGTCCTTCTGGGCAGGGGGACAGCGGCGGGCCTCTCATGTGCAGAGAGAGCGTGGAAAACAGCTACGTGGTCGTGGGAATCACAAGCTGGGGGGTAGGCTGTGCCCGAGCTAAGCGCCCCGGAGTCTACACGTCTACCTGGTCCTATCTGAACTGGATTGCTTCCAAGATTGGTTCTAATGCTTTGCACATGATTCAgttgcccacccctccccctccttctacTCCAGCACCCCCCGCTAAACCCACCTCCACTCAGCCTTCTATTCGCCCACCTTGGTACTTCCAACAACCTCCTCGACCACCTCCCTCCCAGAGCCCCGCTGCAGTGGCCCGACCCCAACCCACAGCTCCACCGCCCCACCCTCCTCcactgccaccccctccccctccccctcccccaccgcaACCTTCCACTAAACCTCCCCAAGCACTTTCTTTTGCCAAGCGACTACAGCAGCTCATAGAGGCCTTGAAGGGGAAGGCCTTTTTTGACAGAAAGGGCACTTATGAAATGGAGACCACAGATATCCCAGAGCAGCCTGCCTCCTCCTGATCTGACCCCCTTCTCAACGGACCCAGTGAACCCCTCGCTCCTGAGGAAAAAAAGACGaaataaatgattataaatacaaatataaatatatattcataaagaGATGTTTTCTGGACTTCTTCCTATCTGCCCTCCCCAACTCAATCCCTCATCTCATCTACCTTGCCTCCTCCGTTCACCGCCCGACAAGTTGGAATTGCTTGTATTAATGATGTCAATTGTGGTTCTTTTTAAatcttgattttaaaaactagaacaaGGTGACCTGGGGCTGTGGTCCAGGTAATCATTTAGCGCTTAGTGTCTCTGCATATTAAATCGACGGGCCTCCCAGCTCCTGTGAGGTGAGCTGACTGGAAATGAAGGGTGTGCGCCCAAGTCTGCTGGAGGCCATGCTCTCCTGGTGGTGTGAAGAGACAGACCCACGAGAGGAATCTGTCCTTAGtttgtttcttctctcctccttgaGGTGGAAAATTCTGCCCTGGGCCTGTGATCTGTAGCTGACACTTGGGTCTCCTTCCTGGAGGGACAGGGCTGAGCTGAAGGAACCCTCCGATGGGAGCCTGCAGAGTCTAGGCGATGGGTTCTTGCATACCATCTGCAAACTTCCCATGCACGTGGCTATAACCTAATCCCCTTCTTCTATTTTTACTGTTCATATTACTCTTTGACTTCCTTTTTATCATTTATCAAATACAGACATTTCCATATTAGCACATATGGACCCCTTCTCTAACTATGCTCCACAGTATGGGCATTTATGAGCCACAGTGTCACGTTTCCTTCCTAGGAGGGAATTTCCAGTCTTCCATTTTAGCTCCCCCTCAATGTGCACATTTCCCCACATCTGGCTCATAACAAATTCATCCATCCTTGCCAATCTAAtggatgttttaattttcatttttaaaattatgaatgaagCTGTTTATAAGTGAAGTGAGACTCTTTGATCGGCCTTCATGTCCCTGTGGATACTCTGGCCCTGAAAATGGCTCACAGATCCTGGCGCAGAAGCCCCTGCCCACAGCGACAGGAGGAGCAGGGAAGAAATGGGTAAAAGCTGAACCAACCCCGAAGGGCATCCAGGCATCCGAGGACTATGCTCGCTCTTGCCCTGTGGGATCGTGAGGCAAATGATAAAGatcctcaaagaaataaaattcataatgaaTCTTATTGCGAGGAAGAATAACAGAAAATGATGAAACGGTGGCTAAACCTGCACATGGTAAAACTCTGACGCTAGAAAACCGGGCATGTCAGGAATAAAAGATGTACAATGATGACTCTTAAAGGGGCAGAAGTTCTAGTTGTGAATTTGATCAGTATATGAAATCTAAACAtatttgcaaggaaaaaaaaaactgatcccAATGAATATAATTGTAGTAAATTTTAAATGGAAGTGGAAAAATAATGGaggtaattcatttttaatgtgtAGAAAACCGATCAAGAAACAGAAGTTAGCTTATTGGGGTTTTCTGCAGAAACTACATTCTTGGTAAAGAATCATCAATGACCTGCTCTGGTCACTACAGATGAGTCTTTGTATGGACACGTGCTTTCAGTAGTGGAACGGCTGGGTCGTGAGCTTCGGTGGGTGTGAGTTGTGTCCTATGACTACACCCACAAAACCAGCAGCACAATCAATACAGTGAACATATCTGTCACTCCCCAAAGTTTCCTTGTGGCACTTTGTAATCCCTCCAGCCCTTTCCTCCCCGGCTCCAGGCAATCTCTCATCAGCTTTTTCTCACTATAAAGTTACATTTCTAAGgattttatacaaatggaatcacacatCAAGTACTTTTTTGGTCTAGCTTCTTCACCTAGCATAatcattttgagattcatctatatgGTAGTGTGTCCagcagtttattcctttttattgctgagtatttCATCATATGGCtatactacaatttatttttctgttcactGTTGATGGATGTTTGGTTATGTTAAATGAGCAGCGATAAGCATTCACATACAAGTCCTTGTATGGACACACGCTTTCACATCTCTTGGCTGAGTATGTGTGGAAtggctggatcgtatggtaggtGCATGTTTAGCATCTTTAATAACTGCCGAAGTGTCTTCTCCAAATGGTGGAAACACTTCGCGTTCCACCAGCAGTGAGGAGAGTTCCAGTTCTCAAGCTCCTCACCAACACCTGGTATGGTCAGCcttctaattttagccattctgataggtgtgtggtAATATTTCATTTGTGGAATTTTTTCCATAAACAAGTGTAGTTTATGAATAAGTTTAAAGCATTCTGAATGAATACAGCTAAGAGTTCTTATCAGTAATGTAATAGGGCAATAACTCTTGATAGTAACAAGCGTGGAAGGACTCCTAGGGAAAGAGGTAGGTAGAGAAAAAAAGGcgtaaaataaatttatccaagCAGAATTTGGAGTTTTCAAGCATCACAAACATCAATGGAAAACTGAAAGATATACCGCTAGGAGCAGTTCATGGCACAACTTCTCCATTAAACTCCAGCTAATATTTCTGTTGCACTAATTCCAGAAGCAACCTGCTTAAGAAATGGGACGTCTCTTTCTTATATAAAGATGTTCCGAAGTATCCAATCTCTCAGAACCTCTCTGGCTGCTGATGTTACTACATCCAaataacaatatatttaaaacaaaatcctcAGATGTTCTATAATGCTATACATTCTTCAAGGTGAACAAAAGTGTGTTCAAGTCTCAATTAATTTGCCaggttaaattaaaaataacatccaAGTAGGTCTTAATTCATTACA from Balaenoptera ricei isolate mBalRic1 chromosome 10, mBalRic1.hap2, whole genome shotgun sequence carries:
- the ACR gene encoding acrosin, which produces MLPTAVLLVLAVSVVARDNITCDGPCGSRFRQNQQGGTRIIGGQAAALGAWPWMVSLQIFTYHNNRRYHVCGGTLLNSHWLLTAAHCFRNKKKVTDWRLIFGAKEVVWGSNKPVKPPLQERYVEKIIIHEKYSPGSEANDIALMKITPPVPCGHFIGPGCLPQFRAGPPRIPQTCWVAGWGFLKDNAPRTSPILQEARVDIIDLDLCNSTMWYNGRIRSTNVCAGYPEGKIDTCQGDSGGPLMCRESVENSYVVVGITSWGVGCARAKRPGVYTSTWSYLNWIASKIGSNALHMIQLPTPPPPSTPAPPAKPTSTQPSIRPPWYFQQPPRPPPSQSPAAVARPQPTAPPPHPPPLPPPPPPPPPPQPSTKPPQALSFAKRLQQLIEALKGKAFFDRKGTYEMETTDIPEQPASS